The genomic segment TTTTAAAAAATGCCCGACTGGCCAAGTTGGGCTTTTTTATATTGAGAGCAAAGGATAATCTGCTTGCCTTACATGGGCTTTCTGGTAATTTCGATGCGAAATTTATTTGATGGCTAACCACAGCCGAACATAACACGTCAGATACAGAGATAAACCTAATGCCAAAAGCCAGTGAAGTAAAAAAGAACGCCGCCATTGAACATAACGACAAAGTATATGTGGTTAAAGATATTAATAAATTGACCCCCAGTGGCCGTGCAGGAGCGAGTTTATACCGAATGCGCTTGTATGAAGTAACCACAGGAGCCAAAGCGGACGAGAGCTTTAAAGCTGACGAAATGATCAAAACTGCAGATTTCGTGCGCCAACCCGTGACATTCTCTTATATAGACGGTGACGAATATGTCTTTATGAACACGGAAGATTACACGCCTTATAATCTAAATAAAGAAACAATCGAGGAAGAGTTACTGTTTATAGCTGAGGATACAACGGGTTTGCAGGTGATGATTGTCAACGGTTCAGCAGTGGGCGTTGAATTACCACCCAATGTGGAGCTGGTGATCACAGAAACTGACCCTTCAATAAAGGGCGCATCAGCCAGCGCACGTACTAAGCCTGCTACGTTGAGCACAGGGTTGACGGTGCAAGTACCTGAGTATATTTCAAGCGG from the Paraglaciecola mesophila genome contains:
- the yeiP gene encoding elongation factor P-like protein YeiP, producing MPKASEVKKNAAIEHNDKVYVVKDINKLTPSGRAGASLYRMRLYEVTTGAKADESFKADEMIKTADFVRQPVTFSYIDGDEYVFMNTEDYTPYNLNKETIEEELLFIAEDTTGLQVMIVNGSAVGVELPPNVELVITETDPSIKGASASARTKPATLSTGLTVQVPEYISSGERIKVSTSEHKFVSRADK